One genomic window of Dunckerocampus dactyliophorus isolate RoL2022-P2 chromosome 7, RoL_Ddac_1.1, whole genome shotgun sequence includes the following:
- the s100a1 gene encoding protein S100-A1, with product MRPHGPPFITHIVLLSSWLQGNNDAAAIDKIMTDLDENGDHQLDFQEFVVLVAALTVACNDFFEGCCKNKR from the coding sequence ATGAGACCACATGGACCACCCTTCATCACCCACATTGTTCTGTTGTCGTCTTGGCTTCAGGGCAACAACGACGCAGCCGCCATTGACAAGATCATGACTGACCTGGACGAAAACGGGGACCATCAACTGGACTTCCAGGAGTTTGTGGTTCTGGTGGCTGCACTGACGGTCGCCTGCAATGACTTCTTCGAAGGCTGCTGCAAGAACAAACGCTAG